Proteins encoded together in one Coffea arabica cultivar ET-39 chromosome 2c, Coffea Arabica ET-39 HiFi, whole genome shotgun sequence window:
- the LOC113726694 gene encoding glycine-rich RNA-binding protein RZ1A isoform X1 has protein sequence MSDVAEYRCFIGNLSWSTSDRGLKDAFEKFGHLIEAKVVMDKFSGRSRGFGFVTFDEKDAMEEAIHAMNGMDLDGRPITVDKAQPNQGGDRDIDRPRDRDRGRDRDRRDYGGGRGSGGGDCFKCGKPGHFARECPDDGGRGNRYGGRDDRYGGSGGGGRGGGRYGPERNGDRFGSRNRDGGGHGGGDRYNRDRSGPYDRRGSGGFR, from the exons ATGTCTGATGTTGCGGAGTATCGCTGTTTCATTGGAAATCTGTCATGGTCAACATCTGATCGAGGTCTAAAAGATGCATTTGAGAAATTTGGCCATCTTATTGAGGCAAAG GTTGTTATGGACAAGTTCTCTGGACGCTCCCGTGGATTTGGATTTGTCACTTTTGATGAAAAGGATGCAATGGAGGAGGCCATCCATGCAATGAATGGCATGGATTTAGATGGCCGACCTATCACAGTTGACAAAGCACAACCTAACCAAGGTGGCGATCGTGATATTGATCGCCCGCGTGATAGGGACCGTGGTCGTGATCGAGATCGTCGTGATTATGGGGGTGGTCGTGGATCTGGTGGTGGAGACTGCTTTAAGTGTGGTAAACCAGGACACTTTGCTAGGGAATGTCCTGATGATGGTGGTAGAGGAAACCGATATGGCGGTAGAGATGACAGATATGGTGGCAGTGGTGGAGGTGGAAGAGGTGGTGGGCGTTATGGACCTGAAAGGAATGGAGATCGGTTTGGTAGCCGTAACAGAGATGGTGGTGGTCATGGGGGAGGTGACCGATACAATCGTGATCGATCTGGGCCATATGACCGTCGTGGTAGTGGAGGTTTTCGCTAA
- the LOC113726694 gene encoding glycine-rich RNA-binding protein RZ1A isoform X2 codes for MDKFSGRSRGFGFVTFDEKDAMEEAIHAMNGMDLDGRPITVDKAQPNQGGDRDIDRPRDRDRGRDRDRRDYGGGRGSGGGDCFKCGKPGHFARECPDDGGRGNRYGGRDDRYGGSGGGGRGGGRYGPERNGDRFGSRNRDGGGHGGGDRYNRDRSGPYDRRGSGGFR; via the coding sequence ATGGACAAGTTCTCTGGACGCTCCCGTGGATTTGGATTTGTCACTTTTGATGAAAAGGATGCAATGGAGGAGGCCATCCATGCAATGAATGGCATGGATTTAGATGGCCGACCTATCACAGTTGACAAAGCACAACCTAACCAAGGTGGCGATCGTGATATTGATCGCCCGCGTGATAGGGACCGTGGTCGTGATCGAGATCGTCGTGATTATGGGGGTGGTCGTGGATCTGGTGGTGGAGACTGCTTTAAGTGTGGTAAACCAGGACACTTTGCTAGGGAATGTCCTGATGATGGTGGTAGAGGAAACCGATATGGCGGTAGAGATGACAGATATGGTGGCAGTGGTGGAGGTGGAAGAGGTGGTGGGCGTTATGGACCTGAAAGGAATGGAGATCGGTTTGGTAGCCGTAACAGAGATGGTGGTGGTCATGGGGGAGGTGACCGATACAATCGTGATCGATCTGGGCCATATGACCGTCGTGGTAGTGGAGGTTTTCGCTAA
- the LOC113723762 gene encoding vacuolar iron transporter homolog 4-like, translating to MSTQNSVQIALPKGANDQNQNQEPGEDFDYSQRSQWLRAAVLGANDGLVSIASLMMGVGAVKTDVKAMILTGFAGLVAGACSMAIGEFVSVYSQLEIEVAQIKRETEMIETGQDEEKNKKENLPNPLSAAMASGLAFSLGAIVPLLAAAFIGDHKVRLAAIITAVSLALLVFGWVGAVLGKASVTKNCARALIGGWMAMAITFGMTKLISSTGMKI from the coding sequence ATGAGTACCCAAAACTCCGTCCAAATTGCACTTCCCAAAGGTGCTAATGACCAAAACCAGAACCAAGAACCAGGAGAGGACTTTGACTACTCACAAAGGTCCCAATGGCTTCGAGCTGCTGTATTAGGAGCTAATGATGGATTGGTTTCAATCGCATCATTGATGATGGGGGTTGGAGCTGTTAAAACAGATGTCAAAGCCATGATCCTGACTGGTTTTGCAGGACTGGTCGCTGGAGCCTGTAGCATGGCAATTGGAGAATTTGTTTCTGTGTACTCTCAACTTGAGATAGAGGTTGCACAGATCAAGAGAGAAACAGAAATGATAGAGACCGGACAGGATgaagaaaaaaacaagaaagaaaatctGCCTAATCCACTGAGTGCGGCAATGGCATCAGgtcttgcattttctttagGAGCCATAGTGCCCTTGCTGGCAGCTGCATTTATAGGAGACCATAAGGTGAGGTTGGCTGCCATCATTACTGCAGTGAGCCTGGCTTTACTAGTTTTTGGATGGGTCGGGGCAGTGCTAGGGAAGGCTTCTGTAACCAAGAACTGTGCTAGGGCGTTGATTGGAGGTTGGATGGCTATGGCCATCACATTTGGAATGACCAAATTAATAAGCTCCACTggaatgaaaatataa
- the LOC113726695 gene encoding uncharacterized protein isoform X2: MPNSARPPPPLTSTHSPSQKRLLATQKPKHTPLPNSAPVHLPQNDKKTRDLPNLSDCHGCGLRIDYSNPKQRLQPLDSFWRIVLLCKKCIKQDCVSKFGNSTPWSYCTRDLGFSVCIDCWVPELLKNSVRVRKKKNENGDSGSSGRAQNADRSLEETVKDAHCSVEKKVALAVKAKEKALRKAVVAKNAVELANNALDLAVKKDGIGKTISEGLLRNASHKGSGVSDVTRLADDAELAFRLHRAMNSSPRISKHTCSVNLSCSDILKKNGLNGISPNWMDSGSCEGGKAGGCTNSKLDAVHERSISETSAYVESKEGASVLASGSLKPVLKTYSRNNLKRNECFRNGEAGDTMSVGVVKPILKTYRRNNLKRRECLENGEIGDAVTSAVVKPVLRTYTRNIFKRKDCLGNGKVGDLGTCTIKDDTRIVSESQCCLQDEVKMELPVDSAWNFSPEQSSGDIIQQEGSANAKPEECLLEYNKRIRGSSQGLQTDASSYCIAFNKENQASAPRLAYCSAECSGLSDASLHSCVVNLQGCASVVGSSQEGI; encoded by the exons ATGCCAAATTCTGCTCGTCCACCACCTCCTCTGACCTCTACCCACTCCCCCTCCCAAAAGCGCCTCCTCGCCACCCAAAAACCCAAACATACTCCATTACCGAATTCTGCCCCAGTTCATTTGCCCCAGAATGATAAGAAAACCCGGGACCTCCCAAATTTGTCTGACTGCCATGGCTGTGGCCTCCGGATCGATTATAGTAACCCCAAGCAACGCCTTCAACCCCTGGACAGCTTTTGGAGGATTGTTCTTCTCTGCAAGAAATGCATCAAGCAG GACTGTGTTAGTAAATTTGGTAATTCGACCCCCTGGTCTTATTGCACTAGGGATTTAGGGTTTTCAGTGTGTATTGATTGTTGGGTGCCAGAACTGCTGAAAAATTCAGTTAGGGTTCGTAAGAAGAAGAATGAAAATGGTGATTCAGGGAGTTCAGGGAGGGCTCAGAATGCTGATAGGTCTTTGGAGGAGACGGTTAAGGATGCACATTGTTCTGTGGAAAAGAAGGTTGCCTTGGCTGTGAAGGCGAAGGAAAAGGCTCTAAGAAAGGCTGTGGTTGCAAAGAATGCGGTGGAGTTGGCAAACAATGCTTTGGACTTGGCTGTGAAGAAGGATGGCATTGGTAAGACTATAAGTGAGGGTTTGTTGAGAAATGCTAGCCATAAAGGTAGTGGCGTTAGTGATGTGACTAGGTTGGCGGATGATGCAGAATTGGCGTTTCGATTGCACCGTGCCATGAATAGTTCGCCAAGGATATCAAAGCACACATGCTCAGTAAATTTGAGCTGCTCAGATATTTTAAAGAAGAATGGTTTGAATGGTATTTCACCAAATTGGATGGACTCAGGTAGTTGTGAAGGTGGTAAGGCAGGGGGTTGCACCAATTCTAAGCTAGATGCAGTTCATGAGAGAAGTATTAGTGAGACTTCAGCTTATGTAGAGTCGAAAGAGGGCGCTTCTGTCCTTGCTTCTGGTAGTTTAAAGCCTGTACTAAAGACTTATTCACGAAACAATTTGAAGAGAAATGAATGCTTTAGAAATGGTGAGGCTGGTGATACTATGTCTGTTGGTGTTGTTAAACCAATACTAAAGACTTATAGAAGGAATAATTTGAAGAGGAGAGAATGCTTAGAAAATGGTGAGATTGGTGATGCGGTTACATCTGCTGTTGTTAAACCGGTGCTGAGAACTTATACGAGGAACATCTTCAAGAGGAAGGATTGCTTAGGAAATGGTAAGGTTGGTGATCTTGGAACTTGTACCATCAAGGATGATACTAGAATCGTATCTGAATCTCAATGTTGTCTGCAAGATGAAGTTAAGATGGAATTACCTGTTGACAGTGCTTGGAATTTCAGCCCAGAGCAGTCAAGTGGTGATATTATACAGCAAGAAGGGAGTGCCAATGCAAAGCCTGAAGAGTGTTTATTAGAGTATAACAAGAGGATAAGAGGTTCAAGTCAAGGCTTACAGACTGATGCCTCTTCTTACTGCATAGCTTTTAATAAAGAAAATCAGGCTTCTGCTCCAAGATTGGCTTATTGCTCAGCTGAATGTAGCGGGTTGTCTGATGCTTCATTGCATTCCTGTGTTGTTAATCTGCAGGGTTGTGCTTCTGTAGTTGGTTCATCTCAAGAAGGGATCTGA
- the LOC113726695 gene encoding uncharacterized protein isoform X1, which produces MPNSARPPPPLTSTHSPSQKRLLATQKPKHTPLPNSAPVHLPQNDKKTRDLPNLSDCHGCGLRIDYSNPKQRLQPLDSFWRIVLLCKKCIKQVTSGQICLYCFKDIANPSSDCFDCRDCDRLIHKDCVSKFGNSTPWSYCTRDLGFSVCIDCWVPELLKNSVRVRKKKNENGDSGSSGRAQNADRSLEETVKDAHCSVEKKVALAVKAKEKALRKAVVAKNAVELANNALDLAVKKDGIGKTISEGLLRNASHKGSGVSDVTRLADDAELAFRLHRAMNSSPRISKHTCSVNLSCSDILKKNGLNGISPNWMDSGSCEGGKAGGCTNSKLDAVHERSISETSAYVESKEGASVLASGSLKPVLKTYSRNNLKRNECFRNGEAGDTMSVGVVKPILKTYRRNNLKRRECLENGEIGDAVTSAVVKPVLRTYTRNIFKRKDCLGNGKVGDLGTCTIKDDTRIVSESQCCLQDEVKMELPVDSAWNFSPEQSSGDIIQQEGSANAKPEECLLEYNKRIRGSSQGLQTDASSYCIAFNKENQASAPRLAYCSAECSGLSDASLHSCVVNLQGCASVVGSSQEGI; this is translated from the coding sequence ATGCCAAATTCTGCTCGTCCACCACCTCCTCTGACCTCTACCCACTCCCCCTCCCAAAAGCGCCTCCTCGCCACCCAAAAACCCAAACATACTCCATTACCGAATTCTGCCCCAGTTCATTTGCCCCAGAATGATAAGAAAACCCGGGACCTCCCAAATTTGTCTGACTGCCATGGCTGTGGCCTCCGGATCGATTATAGTAACCCCAAGCAACGCCTTCAACCCCTGGACAGCTTTTGGAGGATTGTTCTTCTCTGCAAGAAATGCATCAAGCAGGTAACTTCTGGCCAAATATGTCTCTATTGTTTCAAAGACATCGCAAATCCTTCTTCTGATTGCTTTGATTGTCGTGATTGTGACCGCCTAATTCACAAGGACTGTGTTAGTAAATTTGGTAATTCGACCCCCTGGTCTTATTGCACTAGGGATTTAGGGTTTTCAGTGTGTATTGATTGTTGGGTGCCAGAACTGCTGAAAAATTCAGTTAGGGTTCGTAAGAAGAAGAATGAAAATGGTGATTCAGGGAGTTCAGGGAGGGCTCAGAATGCTGATAGGTCTTTGGAGGAGACGGTTAAGGATGCACATTGTTCTGTGGAAAAGAAGGTTGCCTTGGCTGTGAAGGCGAAGGAAAAGGCTCTAAGAAAGGCTGTGGTTGCAAAGAATGCGGTGGAGTTGGCAAACAATGCTTTGGACTTGGCTGTGAAGAAGGATGGCATTGGTAAGACTATAAGTGAGGGTTTGTTGAGAAATGCTAGCCATAAAGGTAGTGGCGTTAGTGATGTGACTAGGTTGGCGGATGATGCAGAATTGGCGTTTCGATTGCACCGTGCCATGAATAGTTCGCCAAGGATATCAAAGCACACATGCTCAGTAAATTTGAGCTGCTCAGATATTTTAAAGAAGAATGGTTTGAATGGTATTTCACCAAATTGGATGGACTCAGGTAGTTGTGAAGGTGGTAAGGCAGGGGGTTGCACCAATTCTAAGCTAGATGCAGTTCATGAGAGAAGTATTAGTGAGACTTCAGCTTATGTAGAGTCGAAAGAGGGCGCTTCTGTCCTTGCTTCTGGTAGTTTAAAGCCTGTACTAAAGACTTATTCACGAAACAATTTGAAGAGAAATGAATGCTTTAGAAATGGTGAGGCTGGTGATACTATGTCTGTTGGTGTTGTTAAACCAATACTAAAGACTTATAGAAGGAATAATTTGAAGAGGAGAGAATGCTTAGAAAATGGTGAGATTGGTGATGCGGTTACATCTGCTGTTGTTAAACCGGTGCTGAGAACTTATACGAGGAACATCTTCAAGAGGAAGGATTGCTTAGGAAATGGTAAGGTTGGTGATCTTGGAACTTGTACCATCAAGGATGATACTAGAATCGTATCTGAATCTCAATGTTGTCTGCAAGATGAAGTTAAGATGGAATTACCTGTTGACAGTGCTTGGAATTTCAGCCCAGAGCAGTCAAGTGGTGATATTATACAGCAAGAAGGGAGTGCCAATGCAAAGCCTGAAGAGTGTTTATTAGAGTATAACAAGAGGATAAGAGGTTCAAGTCAAGGCTTACAGACTGATGCCTCTTCTTACTGCATAGCTTTTAATAAAGAAAATCAGGCTTCTGCTCCAAGATTGGCTTATTGCTCAGCTGAATGTAGCGGGTTGTCTGATGCTTCATTGCATTCCTGTGTTGTTAATCTGCAGGGTTGTGCTTCTGTAGTTGGTTCATCTCAAGAAGGGATCTGA